In Eriocheir sinensis breed Jianghai 21 chromosome 3, ASM2467909v1, whole genome shotgun sequence, a genomic segment contains:
- the LOC127007013 gene encoding uncharacterized protein LOC127007013 isoform X3, with amino-acid sequence MTPERHGAVVGGTSMVVVVVVVVVIASCRQAVCSDSSKRRSISGMDDAVDAVRTVAETAGKVWNQENVRRAAAAGRAVREAGQGEWVLSPVLSLITPGTSIVTQMLSFLPDLASVVVQVLATSVYLAGTGVTAVGSGLSFGSSAVEGLGRSLTTASYVLPNLVSLLVVVGLSLVLLFPGVYDWVTNAVASVGLTGVAAGWLGT; translated from the exons ATGACGccggaaag ACACGGAGCCGTGGTAGGGGGCAcgtccatggtggtggtggtggtggtggtcgtggtgatcgCAAGCTGTCGACAAGCGGTCTGTTCCGATTCCAGTAAAAGACGAAGCATCTCGGGCATGGACGATG CTGTCGATGCCGTGCGGACTGTGGCGGAGACTGCGGGCAAGGTGTGGAATCAAGAGAATGTGAGGCGGGCGGCAGCGGCTGGGCGGGCCGTGCGGGAGGCAGGGCAGGGAGAATGGGTCTTGTCACCCGTCCTCTCCTTGATCACCCCCGGGACTTCGATCGTCACGCAG ATGCTGTCTTTCCTGCCGGATTTGGCCAGCGTGGTGGTGCAGGTCCTGGCCACAAGCGTGTACCTGGCGGGCACGGGCGTCACTGCCGTGGGGTCAGGTCTCAGCTTCGGCAGCAGCGCTGTGGAGGGCCTCGGCAGGAGCCTCACG ACTGCGTCCTACGTGCTACCCAACCTGGTgtcgctgctggtggtggtgggtctgTCTCTGGTGCTGCTCTTCCCGGGCGTCTACGACTGGGTCACCAACGCTGTCGCCTCCGTCGGATTAAC TGGTGTGGCTGCAGGCTGGCTGGGCACGTGA
- the LOC127007013 gene encoding uncharacterized protein LOC127007013 isoform X1, giving the protein MTPERHGAVVGGTSMVVVVVVVVVIASCRQAVCSDSSKRRSISGMDDAVDAVRTVAETAGKVWNQENVRRAAAAGRAVREAGQGEWVLSPVLSLITPGTSIVTQMLSFLPDLASVVVQVLATSVYLAGTGVTAVGSGLSFGSSAVEGLGRSLTTASYVLPNLVSLLVVVGLSLVLLFPGVYDWVTNAVASVGLTLAGHVTTAARGFMRDDSTLATLLDTTALFMRKLRQDFQI; this is encoded by the exons ATGACGccggaaag ACACGGAGCCGTGGTAGGGGGCAcgtccatggtggtggtggtggtggtggtcgtggtgatcgCAAGCTGTCGACAAGCGGTCTGTTCCGATTCCAGTAAAAGACGAAGCATCTCGGGCATGGACGATG CTGTCGATGCCGTGCGGACTGTGGCGGAGACTGCGGGCAAGGTGTGGAATCAAGAGAATGTGAGGCGGGCGGCAGCGGCTGGGCGGGCCGTGCGGGAGGCAGGGCAGGGAGAATGGGTCTTGTCACCCGTCCTCTCCTTGATCACCCCCGGGACTTCGATCGTCACGCAG ATGCTGTCTTTCCTGCCGGATTTGGCCAGCGTGGTGGTGCAGGTCCTGGCCACAAGCGTGTACCTGGCGGGCACGGGCGTCACTGCCGTGGGGTCAGGTCTCAGCTTCGGCAGCAGCGCTGTGGAGGGCCTCGGCAGGAGCCTCACG ACTGCGTCCTACGTGCTACCCAACCTGGTgtcgctgctggtggtggtgggtctgTCTCTGGTGCTGCTCTTCCCGGGCGTCTACGACTGGGTCACCAACGCTGTCGCCTCCGTCGGATTAAC GCTGGCTGGGCACGTGACGACGGCAGCCCGAGGTTTTATGCGCGATGACTCAACTTTGGCCACCCTCTTGGACACCACCGCGCTCTTCATGAGGAAGCTTCGGCAGGACTTCCAGATATGA
- the LOC127007013 gene encoding uncharacterized protein LOC127007013 isoform X2, producing MVVVVVVVVVIASCRQAVCSDSSKRRSISGMDDAVDAVRTVAETAGKVWNQENVRRAAAAGRAVREAGQGEWVLSPVLSLITPGTSIVTQMLSFLPDLASVVVQVLATSVYLAGTGVTAVGSGLSFGSSAVEGLGRSLTTASYVLPNLVSLLVVVGLSLVLLFPGVYDWVTNAVASVGLTLAGHVTTAARGFMRDDSTLATLLDTTALFMRKLRQDFQI from the exons atggtggtggtggtggtggtggtcgtggtgatcgCAAGCTGTCGACAAGCGGTCTGTTCCGATTCCAGTAAAAGACGAAGCATCTCGGGCATGGACGATG CTGTCGATGCCGTGCGGACTGTGGCGGAGACTGCGGGCAAGGTGTGGAATCAAGAGAATGTGAGGCGGGCGGCAGCGGCTGGGCGGGCCGTGCGGGAGGCAGGGCAGGGAGAATGGGTCTTGTCACCCGTCCTCTCCTTGATCACCCCCGGGACTTCGATCGTCACGCAG ATGCTGTCTTTCCTGCCGGATTTGGCCAGCGTGGTGGTGCAGGTCCTGGCCACAAGCGTGTACCTGGCGGGCACGGGCGTCACTGCCGTGGGGTCAGGTCTCAGCTTCGGCAGCAGCGCTGTGGAGGGCCTCGGCAGGAGCCTCACG ACTGCGTCCTACGTGCTACCCAACCTGGTgtcgctgctggtggtggtgggtctgTCTCTGGTGCTGCTCTTCCCGGGCGTCTACGACTGGGTCACCAACGCTGTCGCCTCCGTCGGATTAAC GCTGGCTGGGCACGTGACGACGGCAGCCCGAGGTTTTATGCGCGATGACTCAACTTTGGCCACCCTCTTGGACACCACCGCGCTCTTCATGAGGAAGCTTCGGCAGGACTTCCAGATATGA
- the LOC127006998 gene encoding UNC93-like protein produces the protein MTDSTTTTTTTIKGQSNPAFVGDDPSCKDIAKAELAVVVSKKELTKDEKLEKFRILKNVIIISIAFMFLFTSFNSMANLQSSINKVKGTYALSTLYTALVVSCAFVPTWMIKKFKAKWTLCFSMLCYSTYIAAQFYPQVWTLVPTSIILGLGAAPMWSAKCTYLTQVGSKYAEIVGENSEVVIVRFFGIFFLFFQSTQVWGNLISSAVLSQGLVEEEEVDGAALMSCGVNFCPETSSSNSANITNLAKPSMSKIYVMATIYLVCSIVSSIIIAVLVDPLTRFGENERTGSSTGKSGKELLVATFNHMRHPYQLLVIPLTMWSGVEQAFLGADFTAAYVSCGLGVHMVGYVMICYGVCDAICSITFSPLVKMVGRVPIFTMGALINLGIIITLRYWMPHPDDVALFFVMAGLWGVSDAVWQTQINAFYGVIFPGESEAAFSNYRLWESLGYIFTYVGSSTTCISVKLTNVLVSLIFGIIGYYTIEALERRGGLRKDENGKVVTIDVLVKEKLRVFDTKSQ, from the exons ATGACggactctaccaccaccaccaccaccaccatcaagggACAGAGTAACCCTGCATTTGTTGGGGACGACCCTTCATGCAAAG ACATAGCCAAGGCGGAACTTGCGGTAGTTGTCTCCAAGAAAGAACTGACCAAAGATGAAAAGCTCGAAAAGTTCCGCATCCTAAAGAACGTGATCATCATATCCATCGCCTTCatgttcctcttcacctccttcaacTCCATGGCCAACCTGCAGTCTTCGATCAACAA AGTGAAAGGCACATATGCGCTCTCCACCCTGTACACCGCCTTGGTGGTCTCATGCGCCTTCGTGCCCACGTGGATGATCAAGAAGTTCAAGGCCAAGTGGACGCTGTGCTTCTCCATGCTGTGCTACTCCACCTACATCGCCGCCCAGTTTTACCCTCAAGTGTGGACCCTCGTGCCCACCTCCATCATCCTGGGTCTCGGCGCGGCGCCCATGTGGTCCGCCAAGTGTACCTATCTTACGCAG GTGGGCAGTAAGTACGCCGAGATCGTGGGAGAGAACTCCGAGGTAGTGATCGTGCGCTTCTTcggcatcttcttcctcttcttccagtcgACGCAGGTGTGGGGTAACCTCATCTCTTCGGCAG tgCTGTCCCAAgggctggtggaggaggaggaggtggacggggCTGCACTCATGTCTTGCGGGGTGAACTTCTGCCCCGAAACAAGCTCGTCTAACTCCGCCAACATCACCAACCTCGCCAAGCCGTCCATGTCAAAGATTTACGTCATGGCCACCATCTACCTCGTCTGCTCCATCGTCTCGTCCATCATCATCGCTGTGCTGGTCGACCCTCTCACCAG GTTCGGGGAGAATGAGAGAACGGGCTCATCTACGGGCAAGAGCGGTAAAGAGCTGCTTGTCGCAACATTCAACCACATGCGTCACCCATACCAGCTCTTGGTCATCCCCCTCACTATGTGGTCCGGCGTGGAACAAGCCTTCCTAGGTGCAGACTTTACTGCC GCGTACGTATCGTGCGGGCTGGGCGTGCACATGGTGGGGTACGTGATGATCTGCTACGGGGTGTGTGACGCCATCTGCTCCATCACCTTCAGTCCGCTGGTGAAGATGGTGGGTCGCGTGCCCATCTTCACCATGGGGGCGCTCATCAACCTGGGCATCATCATCACCCTGCGGTACTGGATGCCGCACCCCGACGATGTGGCGCTGTTCTTCGTGATGGCGGGTCTGTGGGGGGTGTCGGACGCCGTGTGGCAGACGCAGATCAACG CGTTCTACGGCGTGATCTTCCCCGGGGAATCTGAGGCCGCCTTCAGCAACTACCGCCTGTGGGAGTCTCTGGGCTACATCTTCACCTACGTGGGCAGCTCCACCACGTGTATAAGCGTCAAGCTGACCAACGTCTTGGTATCGCTGATCTTCGGCATCATCGGCTACTACACCATCGAGGCGTTGGAGCGCCGAGGAGGACTAAGGAAGGACGAGAACGGCAAGGTGGTGACCATCGACGTTCTGGTCAAAGAGAAACTACGAGTATTCGACACAAAGAGCCAGTGA
- the LOC127007006 gene encoding UNC93-like protein: MGKKVEESGAFDNPAFDQKEGFQDGRSEKSVSVSSGQQAEEAADLANDPKVARRIFRNIIVISIAFTFLFTAYNSMANLQSSINQTDGTVSLTTIYAALVVSCCFLPSLLIKILKTKYTMALCMLGYSAYIAAQFYPTLGTLVPTAILVGLGAAPMWSAKCSYLTMVGTKYAELTGQNKEVIITRYFGIFFLFFQSTQVWGNLISSTVLSVGVDDTEKTDEDLQQCGYQFCLAESSGTSNNTDDIPNWQRYTMASIYLFFALLSSVIIVLFLDPVSRFVGIKEETAAVGGKSEKELLVATFKHMRHPYQLLIIPLTIWSGVEQGFFQSDYTAAYVSCGLGVHMVGYVMICYGVCDSICSITFSPLVKMVGRVPIFTMGAIINIGIIITLIYWRPHPDDTVIFFVLAGLWGVADAVWQTQINAFYGVIFPGQSEAAFSNYRLWESVGFIITFATSTSLCIYSKIVIVLVFISIGFVGYLSIELIERRGGLKKDGHGKVVPIDKLVTSNY; encoded by the exons AtggggaagaaagtagaagagagcgGAGCCTTCGACAACCCAGCCTTCGACCAAAAGGAGGGATTCCAAG ATGGAAGAAGCGAAAAAAGCGTCAGCGTATCCAGTGGGCAGCAGGCCGAGGAGGCGGCGGACCTGGCCAACGACCCCAAGGTGGCGAGGAGGATCTTCAGGAACATCATCGTTATCTCCAtcgccttcactttcctcttcacgGCATACAATTCAATGGCCAACCTACAGTCCTCTATTAATCA aACGGACGGCACGGTGTCGCTCACCACCATCTACGCAGCGCTGGTGGTGTCCTGCTGCTTCCTGCCGTCGCTACTCATCAAGATACTAAAGACTAAGTACACGATGGCGCTCTGCATGCTTGGCTACTCGGCTTATATCGCCGCACAGTTCTACCCTACGCTGGGCACGCTGGTGCCCACGGCCATCCTCGTAGGACTCGGGGCAGCACCCATGTGGTCTGCCAAGTGTTCGTACCTCACCATG GTCGGAACCAAGTACGCTGAACTGACTGGGCAAAACAAAGAAGTTATTATCACTCGCTACTTCGGtatatttttcctattcttccaaTCGACGCAGGTGTGGGGCAACCTCATCTCCTCCACAG TGCTGTCAGTGGGAGTAGATGATACCGAAAAGACAGACGAGGACCTCCAGCAATGTGGATACCAATTCTGCCTGGCGGAATCTTCAGGCACAAGTAACAATACTGATGACATTCCCAATTGGCAGAGGTACACCATGGCAAGCATCTACCTGTTCTTCGCGCTCCTCTCCTCCGTCATCATAGTGCTGTTCCTCGATCCCGTCAGCAG ATTCGTGGGGATAAAGGAAGAGACCGCCGCCGTTGGGGGCAAGTCAGAGAAGGAGCTTCTTGTCGCCACGTTTAAACACATGCGTCACCCGTACCAGCTGCTCATCATCCCCCTCACCATCTGGTCGGGCGTGGAGCAGGGGTTCTTCCAGTCTGACTACACTGCC gCGTACGTGTCGTGTGGGCTGGGTGTGCACATGGTGGGCTACGTGATGATCTGCTACGGGGTGTGTGACTCCATCTGCTCCATCACCTTCAGTCCTCTGGTGAAGATGGTGGGTCGCGTGCCCATCTTCACAATGGGAGCGATCATCAACATCGGCATCATCATAACCCTCATCTACTGGCGGCCTCACCCCGACGACACGGTCATCTTCTTCGTGCTCGCTGGCCTGTGGGGAGTGGCTGACGCGGTCTGGCAGACACAGATTAATG CCTTCTATGGGGTCATCTTCCCGGGCCAATCCGAGGCTGCCTTCAGCAACTACCGCCTGTGGGAGTCCGTTGGCTTCATTATTACCTTCGCCACCAGCACCAGCCTCTGCATCTACTCGAAGATCGTCATCGTGCTGGTGTTCATCAGCATTGGTTTCGTCGGCTACTTAAGTATCGAGCTAATCGAGCGGCGGGGGGGCCTAAAGAAGGACGGTCACGGGAAGGTGGTCCCCATCGACAAGCTCGTCACCAGCAACTACTGA